The Oecophyllibacter saccharovorans sequence CGCAGAAGGCCGGGCCCCTTTTGAACGCTTTGAATGCGAAGGGGCAGGAGACGTTTCCAGATCAGGGGGCGGGCAGGCCGGGTCCGGGTGGTTGGTGACCGCGAAAAGAGCAAAAATCGGCAGGGTTTCGCCTGGTCCATCCTTCCAGACGGCAGCCAGCGTCGCCGCCTCGCCGGCCTTTACCTGCATGCCCAACCCCAGCGCGGCGGCTGGCGGAACCGAAGCCACTTTTGCTGGAATATGAGCCCGGGGGGTAAGCGTCTGACTGGGCTGGGCCAGGGCTGCAGGAGAGGTCAGACCAAGCCCGGCCAGAAAAGCAGTGCCTGTCAGGGCCGGGCGGGCGCGCACTTTTTTCAGTCCGCATCCATCAGGCGCAGCATCTCAGCCACGGCGCGGCGTGAAAGGCGCAGGACGGGTTGGTCAGCTTCATCATACAGAACCCAGGTCACCGCGCCGCTTTCAGGGGAGATATTCCTGGAAGCGCTCAGACGGGGGCATTCGCCTTCCATGGCTTCCCCGCGCTCCAGGCTTTCACGCAGCGCTTCAATGCGCGCCACGATATCCTGCGTGCGGCCCAGGGCTTCCTGAATTCTCTCCCGCAGGTCCCGCTCCCTGTGGGCCAGCTGCAGGAGGTGCAGACGTCGCCCGGCACGACTGCGCGCAGAGCGCGGATGGCCCAGGGCGCGGATCTCGCTTTCCAGCGCGTCTGCTGCCGCCAGCCGGTCGATATCGTGCAGCAGGCCGCGCCAGGTGCGCAGCATTTCCGACACGTAAACCAGCCACGCTTCCGACTGGGCAGCAAGCTGCTGGACCGGGCGGGCGGGCAGATGCTCCTCAGCCAGGGCCTGTTGCAGCAGGGCCTGTTCCGCCTGGGCCAGGCTGCCATCCATGCAGGCGATCATATAAGCCCGCTGCACCAGGTCAGGGTCATGCTCGGCCAGGTAGAGCCCGCGCAAAGCCGTGTTGAGCTCCCAGAGCGGCAGATCAGTCAGCAAGGCGTCGGCAGGAAACACCTCCCCGTCACCCGCTTCGAAAGTGGCAAAGGCGCCTTCTTCAGACGAGAAATCAGGCGTGAAATCCGGGGACAGAAAATCCGAAAAAGGGGTGAAAGCGGGCATGAAGCAACTCTCCAGTTCTGGCCACCGGGCAGGCCCGGGGTCGGGCCGGACGCGCCTGCATAATCTGCTGATTCTTCCGGCAACGACCTTGCCAGAAGCCGCAACGGAGGGAAAGCGTTTCCGGCCCAAGACAGTGCCCAAGACAGTGAAAGCGAAAAGAGGCCATGGCTGCCATGACAGACCGGAGAGTCACATTTGGGTCACATTACAGGCGCATCAGGAAGGAACCGGAGGAAAGAAGTTCGGCCCCGTCCGACAGACCTCATGCCGCCCCGTTTCATTTCTTTTCTGCTCTTTGTTTGTCGGCAAAATGCCGTGAAAGCCGGAAAGGGGGCGCGTTGAAAGGAGCATATCTTGTTAGCCCGCAACCTGCCTGCCAGCCAGACGACCGAGAAGGTGGTGGAAAACTGCCCGATCGTCATGGGTTTCGACCTCAAATATGCCCGCGCCGGCTTCACGGTCATGCAGTCCGTGCTGGAAACCACGCCTGACGCCCAGTTCTGCGCCTTCAACGTCCTGCATGACGGCCTGCCCGACTTCGCCCAGCGCCTGGGCCACCTGCTTTTTGACGGGCCCCGCTCCTCCATCACCTTCATCGACGTGCGGCCGCATTTCGACCATCTCGAGCTTTTCGAGACGCGCCATCTCTCGCGCGCCATGTATTACCGCCTGCTGATCCCCATCCTGTTCCGCGACGCGCAGGCGGTGATCTATCTTGATTCGGACATGGTGTGCCGCCGCAATATCTTCGCCATGGTCGACGGCCTGCCGCCCGGCGCCTGCCTGGGGGCCGTGCGCGACAACATCTCGCGCGGCGACCGGGCGCGCGGGGCCATGATGCGCGACGTCATGGACCACGGGCCTGAAGACATGCTTGAGCTCAGCCTGGCTGACTACAAGCGCGATGTGGTGGGGCTCGACAATCCCGACCGCTATTTCAATTCAGGCATGGTGTTTTTCCGCCCCTCCGAGATCACCGACAGCGACGTGCAGGCCTGCTTCGACCTGTGCCATGCGCCGCGCTACTGCCCGGACCAGGACATCCTCAACACCATCTTCGGCGACCGCACCCATCTGCTGCCTGAGCGCTGGAACTACGTGCTGACCTTCCCCGAAACCGTTGGGCTCATCCCTGATGACTGGATGCGCCACCACAAGGAGGAGGAGGAACACGCCGCCATCCTCCACTGGCCGGGGCCCCGCAAGCCGTGGCGCGACCCCAGCGTGCCGCAGGCCGAAGTGTTCCTGGAGATGGGCCGCCGGCTGGATGAACGCCTGCAGGAAGTGGCGCCGGAATTCTTCAAAGACGTGCTGCCGGCCAGCTGAGCGGGCAGAACTGAAACCAGTCCAGCTGCCTGTGTGCTTGAAACACGGGTGAAACCCGATTGAAACTTGCCGGCCGCTGCCCACATTATGGAGCATGAGCAAGCAGACTTCCTCCAGGCTTTCCCCGCCTGTGCCAAAGCGCGAATCCGTCATTCTGGAACAGCTCGGCCACACGCGCTGCGACCCCTACGCCTGGATGAAGGACCCCGACTGGCAGCAGGTGCTGCGCGATCCGGGCCGCCTGCGCCCTGACATCCGCCAGCACCTGGAGGCGGAAAACGCCTATGCCGCTGACGTGCTGGCGGAGACGGAAGACCTGCAGGCAACCCTGCTTGAGGAGATGAAGGCGCGCATTCCCGCAACCGAGGAATCCGTGCCCGTGCCTGATGGGCCCTGGCTCTACAACCGCCGCTTTGAGACCGACGCGCAGTATCCCCTGCACGTGCGCACCCCCCGCCCTGCCTCTGAAGAACCCGCGACAGAAGGCCAAGAACAAGAAACAGCCGGGCCGGAAGAAATCCTGCTTGACGTGACGGCACGCGCCCAGGGCCATGATTTCTACAGCCTCGGCGGCGCAGCGGTGTCTGACGACCACGGACTTTACGCTTTCAGCGAGGACACCCAGGGCTCGGAAGTGTTCCGCATCCACCTCAAGGACCTGACCAATAAGGACCAGGCAACTGACGCCATGCTGTGGGGCGAGGAAGCGGGGCCAGGCCTGCCGGGACCGGTGGAAAGCAGCACCGGAGCCTTTGCCTTCTCGCCTGACAGCGAATGGCTGTTCTGGATCTGGCGCGACGACAACGGCCGCCCGGCCCGGCTCTACCGCCGCCGCACACGCGCCAAACCAGGCGAGCCCCTGGAAGACATCCTGGTCTATGAGGAAACGGACTCCGGCTTCTTCCTCAATCTCTCTGTCTCCGCTTCGCGCCAGTGGATCATGCTGGAGCGCGGCGACCATGACACCAATGAAACCCTGCTGATCCCGGCTGCCGACCCCCAGGCCGACCCCGTCTCCTTTGCACCGCTGGTGCGCGGCGAGCGCTACAGCCTGACCCATTGGGGCGACCGCTTCATCATCCTCACCAACCGGGATGAACCGGGCGCCTCCAGCCCCGGCCAGGCGGTGGACTTCACCCTGATGCAGGCGCCAGACCGCCCCACACCCCAACAGGAATGGACGCCCTTCCTGCCGCAGACGCCCGGGCATTTCCTGCTGCAGGTGAGTGCCGGGCGCGATTTCCTGGCCTGGAGCGAGCGCTTTGAGGGCAATGAGCGCATCTACGTGCTGGCCCGCAAGGATGCTCCCGCACTCCGCCCCGCTGAAAACGGCCACTCTTCAGATGCCGAGCCAGACCTGCGCGAGGTCGCGCGCTCCGTGCAGATGGATGAACCGGCCTATGACCTGACGCTGCTGGGCATCCTGGAATATGACCGGCCCGTACTGCGCTACGTCTACCAGTCTCCCACCACACCGCCGCACTGGTATGACCTCAACATGGAGACCGGCGCGCGCACCCTGCGCAAGGTGCGCGACGTGCCTTCAGGCCATGACCCGCAGGCCTATGAAACCCGCCGCCTCTTCGCCCCTGCGCCGGACGGGGAGCTGGTGCCCGTGACCGTGCTGATGAAGCGCGGCACCAAGCTGGACGGCAGCGCGCCATTGCTGCTCTACGGCTATGGCTCCTACGGCATTTCCATGGAAGCGGCTTTCTCTACCACCACACTCAGCCTGGTGGACCGCGGCTGGATCCACGCCATTGCCCATGTACGCGGCGGTTCGGAGAAGGGGTGGAACTGGTTTCTGGAAGGGCGCGGGCGCAAAAAGCCCAATACCTTCACCGATTTCATCGCCGTGGCCCGGCACCTGATCGCTGAAGGCTATACGTCCCCCCGCCGCATCGTCGCCCATGGCGGCTCGGCAGGCGGGCTGCTGATGGGGGCTGTGGCCAACATGGCGCCCGAGCTCTTCGCCGGGATCGCCGCCCAGGTGCCTTTTGTGGACATGCTCAACACCATGTCCGACACCTCCCTGCCCCTCACCCCGCCGGAATGGCCGGAATGGGGCAATCCGCTGACCGATCCGGAGGCCTACGCGCTGATTGCCAGCTACTCGCCCTATGACAATGTGCGCCAGGCCGACTACCCCGCCATTCTGGCCATGGGCGGCCTGTCTGACCCGCGTGTGACCTACTGGGAACCCGCCAAATGGATCGCCCGCCTGCGCGACATCGCCCAGGGCGGCCCCTTCCTGTGTCGCATCAACATGGAAGCCGGCCACGGCGGTTCTTCAGGGCGTTATACACGCCTGAAGGAGGTTGCGCTGGTGCAGGCTTTTGCGTTGTGGTGTTTGAATAAAACCGCACTATAAATCATTTTTATTATTATTCTCTTCCTTTTAAGGCGATTCAATTTCTGCATTATTTATAATAGGAACGTCAAAACGAGCTCGCGCAATGACTCGATTGCCTAATACAGCATAACATTCTACAAAATGTTCTCCCATAAAATCAGCACTTTCTTGTCGTGACCACCCCCCTTCGTCTTCAAGAATCTTCCCTCTAGTACATTTTCTTTTAATGGCCTCAGCTCCCCTATTTAAAATTTTCCAGTATAATTTAGTCTCATCAGGAAATTTACTCTTCATTTTAGGTGGAACCGTAAAAATTAACTTTCCACTAGCTTTTATGCCTCTAAACAACTTTCCAATTTCAACAAGTTTTTCAAATGATTTTGGCCTAAAGGCTTTTTTCTCAACCACACACTTAATTTCAAGGGGATATTTTATATCTATTTCAAAATCACGAAATTCTTCGATAAATTGCTCATCACTTACCCTCACACTATCTAAAACAATATTCTTCGAACCAGTTATTGAGCGATAAAAATCAATATTTGGAAATTTCCTCCCAAATATCCCTCTCCATATCTTAAGGCATTTTTCTATATCATTTTCCTGCAATGCTTCGCCAATTTCATTACTAGTCCTCTCTGCCGCTCTTTTAAAACCGCCTTTAGATTTAATTAGAGCCTTACTTCCTAAAGCTTGGTAACTTTCATTCTCTTGTCCAGCAAGATAATCAAAAAAACCTTTCAACAACTCTTCTTTAGGACGCATAGTTAACTCATGATTATCTCGCAGGAATCTATAGACAAAAGTATCTATTAGTAACCCAGACAATGAACTTATGCCTTTATTATTCCTCCAAGCTCTTATCATACGACATAAAGGCCGAATTAGCTCCTTAAAATCATTACTAGAATTTGTAATAGCTTCCGTTTCTTTCTGGGCATAACTACGCTTGAAACAAGAAGATTTTGTATCTGGATACAGAAAGTAATCATTCTCTTTGAAAGCGGGCTGGACTTCTACCCATATATTTCCAAAAATCACCACAACTACACAACGATTTACTCTAACATAAGTTTTTGAGTATCTAAGTCTTAAAAATTTTGCCGTATCTTCAAGAAGCTTTTTCGGTCCAGTAGAAGAGGCATTATAGCTAGCGAGAAGATTATCTGGTAGTAAATATAGCATGTCTAGATCAGATATTCCCCTAACAGCAGTTTTTCTACCATATGATCCAAAAGCTAACTTATTACTTTCACTTCCTATTCCTCTAAAGCCCTTATTTAGAACTTTAGCTATTTCATTATATTTATTTTTATATAACTCATTATCTTCTTTCGTAATTTTTACTCTATTATGAAATTCATCCCATAGCTTAGAGGGCAATTCTGCCATTTCATTTCTCTCCGTTTTTATTTTTATAATGCCCAGAATTTATTTTTTTTCTTGTTTTAGAAAAATATTTTTCATCAATTGGGCCAGACTGCTTACGTATATTGCTCAACTCATCACTAAGTCTCTCAAAGTTAAAAAATATTTCCTTTAGAGACATATGAGTTGCCTTAATATGGAGATACTCAAAGCGTTTTTGAAGGTCTTTATATCTATCCGCACTTCTTTTTAAAGTAGACGCATTACTCTTAAGGCCACTTGTTAAACAAATAACATTTAGACTTCCCCCTAAAATTGCTGCCGCTGACCCCCAAAGCGGCCCTGCAACTTTCCACAAAAAAAAGCTTCCAGATATAAATCCCAATAAACCTGCCGCAATATTTAGCCAAAGTAAATATTTTTCTTGATTGACAGATTTGAGATACAAAGCCGTTGAACACCATAAACAATTTTCAGCTTCATTCTTGATTTTCTTATAAATTTTCTCCCTTGTTATAAGAGGATTAGATGATGATTTCCTCTTCCCTTTAAGAAATATATCAAATGGAACTTCCATACTCTTAATTATACCTTACCTTAAATAGATTCACTGTAAATATTTCTGCCTAAGCCATATCCTTATCCCCCCGAAAGCAAAGAAGCCCCAGCCTCACCTGCATCAAGCGAAGAATCCTCCGCAGGCACAGCCGGCAAGTGCTGGCAGGCGGCGGCCAGGTTGGGGTTGGCGTTAGCGGAGCGGGCGCACAGGGCGGTGGCGTCTGTGCCGCAGGCGCGCAGGGCTTCTTCCATTGTGGAGCCCAGAACGTCATGCACTAGGGCCAGGTCGGGGTCGTTGCGGTTGTGGATGCGGTCCAGCTCGTGCTCGGCCTTGTGCATCTCGGCCAGGCCGGTCAGGCAGCGTTGGCTGGCATAGCTGTGGTCCTGGCGCAGAATGACAAGCACGCGGTTGATGTCGCGCCCCATGCGGTTCAGCGTCGGGTCATCCACATCGGTCGGCGCGCCGGTGGCATAAGCGGGCGCGGGCTGCAGGCCGACATAAGGCACTGCAAGCGGCAGGGCCAGAAAGGCCAGGGACAGCATGGAACGGGCGGCAGCGGGAATGCGAAAACAGGTCATCATGGGGCCATGATAAGCCGGTTGCAGGCGGGATTGAAGTAAAACCACCGTGTAAGCCCTGCCCCCAGCCCAGATCTGACCCCTTCAGGGCGCAGGCAGCTTTCTCAGGCCCCTACGCCCTCTCGACAGGGGCTAGGCGACGGGTGGGGAAAGCGGGTAAAACCACGGGGAACACGCCTGGAGAAAACAGCCCCGGACCCGGCGCGCCCCTTGACTCCCTGTCCGGAAAGCAGGTATGGGGGCTGCCGATTTGGCGCTGTGCCGCGCTGCATGAAATCTGAGACTATCAAGGGTCCGCGTCAGCCGCATTATCGGTAGCGCCTACCGGGCCTTTCCACTGGTTTGGGAGCCCGTTTTGCCATGAAGATCCGCAACAGCCTGAAATCCGCCAAGGTGCGCGACAAGAACTGCCGCGTGGTGCGTCGCCGCGGTCGCGTCTACGTCATCAACAAGAAGAATCCGCGCCTGAAAGCCCGCCAGGGCTGACAGCCGGGCGCCTGCAGCGCGGGCCCGGGCCGGCAGAAAGCAAAGAGCGCGACTCGCCGGCACAGTGCAAAGCCGGCTTCCGGTCCTGCCGCAGGGCGCTCGAACAACTCCCTTCCTCACCGGTCGGGAGTTTTTTCTTTTTCAGCCCTTCCGCTTCCGCCCTGTCGCTGAGAGGAAGTCCATGACCCGTTTCACGCCTCACCCTGTCCTTGCCGGCAGGAAATCTCCGCGCTCTCTGCGCCGGCTTGCGCTGGCCTGCGGGCTGGCCGGTTTCTGGGCGTGGGGCGGGTTGTCAGGGACAGATCAGGCAGGAATGGGTCAGGCAGGCATCAACCGGGCCTGGAGTGCTGCCGCCACTTCTTCCGCACCACATAACCAGACAGCCCCCCAGGCCAAGCAGGCGCCCAAAAAAGCCGCAGGCCAAAAAAGCCCGGCCCCAGCCGGCAAAACCCCTGCCAAAACGCCCCGCAAGATCCGCACCCCTGCAGAAGTGCTGGAGCTGCGCCTGCAGGCTGCCGAGCAGGCCGTCAAAGCAGCCCACACGCAGGAAGCCTCGAACCAGGCCTGGCAGCAGGCTGAGACCCTGCGCAAACGGCAGCTGAGTGCCGGGGCGGAGCTGCTGCTGACTGAAGCGCGCGAAAAATCCACTGCACCTGACCTGCACGCAGCCCTTTATGATCTCTCGGCCGCCCTGACCCTGCAGCCCGATGCCGCCCTGCTGCGGCGCACGCGCGCTGAGATACGCCTGGCCAGCAATGACCCCACCGGGGCCGTGCAGGATCTGGGAATCGCATTGCAGCAGGACCCGGGCGATCCGACCTCATGGTTCCTGCTGGCGCGCACTGAAGAGGCGCTGCACAATGGCCCGGCAGCGCTGAACGCCTTCTGTCAGGCGCTGAAAAACGCCCCTCTCTTTCCCGAACGCACAACCCTGCTGCACCAGTTCACGCTCGACGCACAGGGCCAGCCGGACTGAAACCCGTCACGGCCCGGGTTTCAGCCCGGCTGGCGCGGGGTGAGCGTTCTGCTGACCGCCTCCAGCAACGTTTTGCGCGTATCAGGCGGCAGCCCGGCCAGCATGCGCTGCAAAGGCGTGCGCGGCTGAAAATGCGCCCCCTGTGTACTGATCGCCGTCAGGGTCTGGTACAGCACAACAAGAGTCACTGTGCTCAGCTGCGGGTCCAGCTGGGCGTCTGCGGGAGGGACAGGCTTCTGCGTGGTCTGAAGCCCAGGCTGAAGCGGCTTGCCATCCGGGCCGAGGCGCACGGGCCCCGGGGCCAGCTGCAGCCGCCAGAGGGCCGCGGCCTGGGCCGGTGTCAGGGAAGTGGTGGGGCCAGCTGCAGGCGTGGGCCCAGACTGCGCCCGAGCTGGACATGCCAACACAGCGCCTGCCATCCCCCCAACCAGGGCGGCGCAGGGCAGGAAGCGGATGAGTGAAAAAATGGTAAAATGGTTTTTCATGCGGCCAGCCTGCGCCCCCCGGCCTGCAAGTGCAATGATCTGCGACAAGCCTTTTCCCGAACTGGCAGAGCGCCCGGACCGGAAACGTTACACGCAGATCAGGGTGGGTTATGATGGCGGCCCTCTCTCCTCTGCCACAGGCTTTTCATGCCGTTTATCAACCCCCGCCCCGTTTTCCGCCATTCCCTCCGCGCCCTGGTCATGGCAGGGGTGATGTTGAACATGCTGCCGGTTTCAGCCCATCCACGCAGCCATAACAGCCAGTCAGGTAGCGGCACGACCTCAAGCTACGGTTACGGCGCGCCTGAAACCACGCCCCTCAACCCCGACCTGCCTCCCACGGAGGAAAGCAGCGGTGCAGGGCACGCAGAGAATGGAGGGCGCACCCGCCAGGACCAGGGTGCCGGCGCTGACGCAGGGATGGAGGATGAGCATCTGGGCACCAGCGAAGGCGCGATGGAGGAACGGCAGGCTGAGCTGCAGGCGCGTTTTGCCGCTGAAGCCCAGGCGGCTGACCACAGCCAGAAACGCCGTGGCCCGCCCCTGCTGCAGCACGGCAACTGGAGCTGCACGGTTGAAGCGCAGGTGAGGGTGGACTGTAACACCCGGACCGGTCAGGGCAATATCCGCTTCATCGCCGCCCGGCGCGACCCTGAAGCCCTCATGGAAACACCAGGCAAGCGGCCTGCCCAGCCAACAACCAACAGCCCTTCAGGTGATGTGGGGCTGGCCGTCACGCTGGAGCGCGGCACGCATGAGGAAGACGGGTTTTTCGTCAGTGATCCCGGCGCCAGCCCACCCATCGGCCTGCGCCTTTCAGGAGGTGCTGGCTCTACAAATGGGACTTTCTGGAAAGCGGACCTGCCCCGCCAGGTGCTGGACACAGACCCTGCCCGCCAGCGGAACGCGCGCGCCCTGCTTGATGCTTTGGCAGGCAGTTCCAGCGCCCGGCTTGTCACCGCCCCCACCCCGGCAGGGGGCGGTGTGCACCCCAGGCCGCTTGTGGTGGATACCCGCGGCGCGGGCTTCGTGCGTGAGCAGATCCTCCGTCTTCTCGACAGCCCCGCACCTGCGGGCAAGCCCGTGGGCCAGTAGGTTCATGACCGGTCAATTTGGCACGGCCACGTTTTAGCCCTTAAATTTCCTCCCAAGACGCCCCAAATCTGGCAGGATCGGAAAAGCAGGAACAAAACCGCCCGAGAGCGGCCCTGAGCGCCCCACCAGAGGAGAACCCCCATGAGATTTCCCCACCCCTTCCCCCGCCGCGCTGCCGGCACGCCTCAGGGCGGGTCTTCCCACAGCTCGGGCGCGCACAGCCCCCGGGGTGGCCGGGGCCGCTGGCAGATTGGTGGCCGCAAGAGCGATGAGCGCGTAAGCATTGAAGAGCGCGTGCTGCGGCGCGAACGCCGCAAGAGGCGCCTGCGCCATGCGGGTGAAGCCGCCGTGGCCGGCGCGACCTTCATGAGCATGGCCGGCCCGCGCCGTTTCCGCCCCTATTTCCAGCAGATCGTCGCCCTCATCGGCGTGCTCGGCTCCACGGTCGCGCTTTTCACCGGGCGCGATAAATAAGCCTCAGAGAAAAGAGACGGGGTCCACGTCGACCTCGATCTTCACCCCGCCTTCTCCTCCCTGAACGCCCAGACCGTAGGTGCCGGACCAGCGGGCGCCCAGCCACTGGCGCAGCAGGGGTTGCAGGGCGATGCCGCGGCGGGTGCGCAGGAGCAGGCGCTGCCGCCAGCGGCCGCGCAACAGGGCCAGGGGGGCCGGCGCGGGGCCCAGAACCTGCACGCCCGGGCCACGGGGGGCAGATGCGGCCAGAAGGCGCGCCTGTTCCTCAGCCACCCGCTCCTGGGGCGCGCTGACGATCACCGCGGCCAGCCGGCCGAAAGGCGGCCAGAATCCCGGTTGGCGCAGGGCGGCCTCCTGCGCCATGAACCCGTTGAAATCGTTCTTCAGCAGCGCCTGCATCACCGGGTGCTCGCCAGCGTAGCTCTGCAGCAGCACGCGCCCGGGCCTGGTGCCGCGCCCGGCACGCCCGCCCACCTGGTGCAGGAGCTGCATCGTGCGCTCTGCTGCCCGCAGGTCGCCGCCTCCCAGCCCCAGATCGGCATCCACCACGCCCACCAGCGTCAGGTCGGGGAAGTCCCAACCCTTGGCCACCATCTGGGTGCCGATCACCAGGTTCACCTCCCCTGACGCCACCTTGTGCACGGCTTCTGCCATAGCTGCAGGGGAATCGAGCGTGTCAGAGGCCATGCACAGCAGCCGCGCCTGGGGAAAGCGCTTCTCGGCTTCCTCGCGGATGCGCTCAATGCCGGGGCCGATCGGCACCAAGGCGTGTTCCGCGCCGCAGCCGGGGCACTGCGTCGGCACAGGCTCGACATGGTCGCAGTGGTGACAGGCGAGCACGCCGCGCTTGCGGTGCTCCACCATCCAGGCCGAGCAGTTGGGGCATTCAAAACGGTGCCCGCAGGCGCGGCACAGGGTCAGCGGCGCATAACCGCGGCGGTTGAGGAACAGCATGGCCTGTTCCCCTGCCTCCAAAGCCCGGTCGACAGCCGCACTCAGCACGGGCGAGAGGAACTCACCCCGCTCAGGCCCATCGCGGCGCATGTCCACCAGGGCCGTTTCAGGCAGGCGGGCCCCGCCATGGCGCGCCGGCAGCACAACATGGCCGTAACGCCCGTGCTCGGCATTGGCGCGCGTTTCCATCGAAGGAGTGGCTGAGGCCAGGATGACAGGCGCGCCAGCCTGGCGGCCGCGCACCACTGCCATGTCCCGGCCGTGATAGGTCACCCCCTCTTCCTGCTTGTAAACGCTTTCATGCTCTTCATCGACCACCACCAGGCCCAGATTGCTGAAGGGCAGGAACAGGGCTGAGCGCGGCCCCACCACCACCTGGACCTGCCCTTCAGCCACCCCGCACCACACGTCACGCCGCCGCCGCGCGCCCAGCTCGGAATGCCAGACGGCTGCCTCGGCCCCGAAGCGGCGGGCAAAGCGCTCACGCCACTGGGTGGTCAGGGCGATCTCGGGCAGCAGCACCAGGACCTGCCTGCCCTGGCGCAGGGCCTCAGCCACCCCTTCGAAATAGACTTCCGTCTTGCCGGAGCCCGTAACACCTTCCAGCAGGATGACCGGGGCCGGCTTTGCGGTATCTGCAGCAGGCTCTTTCAGGGCAGCAGTGAGAACATCGGCCGCATCCTGCTGCTGCGCTGACAGCACAGGCGGGGCGAAATCCGGTTGGGGGGCCGGGAAAAGCCCGCTTTCTTCAGGGTGCACCACCGCCTGCTTCAAAGCACCGCTTGCCGCCAGGCCGCGCACCACCCCTGCACCCACCCCTGCACGTTCAATCAGCATGGCCGTTGTCATGGGGTGCTGCAGGCTGGCCGCTTCAAGCACCGCACGCCGCTGCGGCGTAAGGCGCAGGTCTTCAGGCAGCGGCTCAGCCCGCAACCAGCCCAGCTGGGTGCGCGCGCTGGCCTGCAGGGGGGCGCGGATCGCCATGGCCAGCACCATGCCTGGCGGCGTAAGGGTATAGGCTGCTACCCAGTCGATGAAGCGGCGCAGGCTGGGCGGCAGCAGGGGAATGTCCAACCGCAGCTCGGCCATACGCCTGAGCGTGATTTTGCGGCCCTTGTTCTCTTCTTCGTGGCGGTCAGGGATCAGGTCGGGCGGCAGGGTTTGGGCAACTTCCCCAGCGTCGTCCCAGATGCAGCCGAAGCTTTCCCCCCGCCCCAGCGGCACCCGCACGATCCGGCCCGCTGCCAGTTCTCCCGGCCCGGCGGAAGCAGGCGGCAGGTAATCCAGCGCGCCTGCAAAGGGACGCGGCACCAGCACGGGCCAAGGTACTATAGCCACATTCATTACACCCATTTCTGTATACAAAAAGAACTGCGTAAAATAAATTCCATAAAAATCCAAATATTAAAATTATAATTGCATCAGAAAGAGAGGGGTTTATTCTCTTATTTACGTTTAATAGAGATTATAAAGGAGATCTAATATATTTTTTATGGATAATTATTCTTTCTTGAAATAATTTCTCGAATAACTTATGGAACTCTCCTTGCACGATTGAATAATTATCTACTTTATCTTTCAATATTAACCCAGTAAGTATGTCTCCGATAAGTGCAGTATCATTTGCTATAGCCAGTGAACTATCTTTATGGTTCATAGGTGCAGACATAATATTATAACCGATACCGTTTCTTAGGTATCTAAGTGAGTAATTAGATTCTTTTCCATAATTAAAATTTAAACCATTAACTATTTTTTTTAATGAGTATTCAAAATTTTCTAATAAAGCACTATCATCGAATTTATTATTACAAAATAATCCCTTATCTATAGCTATTTCTAGAAGATATTTTAATTCATGATTTTTTTCTAATTTTCCGCCATTCTTTATTATAAAGGATTTAAGAAAAGTCTCTATTGAATGTCCTAAATTATATTGGGCGGCAAAAACACTTTTATCTATTGACTCACTTTCTCTTAAATTTAAGGACGGAGGTAA is a genomic window containing:
- a CDS encoding primosomal protein N', whose product is MAIVPWPVLVPRPFAGALDYLPPASAGPGELAAGRIVRVPLGRGESFGCIWDDAGEVAQTLPPDLIPDRHEEENKGRKITLRRMAELRLDIPLLPPSLRRFIDWVAAYTLTPPGMVLAMAIRAPLQASARTQLGWLRAEPLPEDLRLTPQRRAVLEAASLQHPMTTAMLIERAGVGAGVVRGLAASGALKQAVVHPEESGLFPAPQPDFAPPVLSAQQQDAADVLTAALKEPAADTAKPAPVILLEGVTGSGKTEVYFEGVAEALRQGRQVLVLLPEIALTTQWRERFARRFGAEAAVWHSELGARRRRDVWCGVAEGQVQVVVGPRSALFLPFSNLGLVVVDEEHESVYKQEEGVTYHGRDMAVVRGRQAGAPVILASATPSMETRANAEHGRYGHVVLPARHGGARLPETALVDMRRDGPERGEFLSPVLSAAVDRALEAGEQAMLFLNRRGYAPLTLCRACGHRFECPNCSAWMVEHRKRGVLACHHCDHVEPVPTQCPGCGAEHALVPIGPGIERIREEAEKRFPQARLLCMASDTLDSPAAMAEAVHKVASGEVNLVIGTQMVAKGWDFPDLTLVGVVDADLGLGGGDLRAAERTMQLLHQVGGRAGRGTRPGRVLLQSYAGEHPVMQALLKNDFNGFMAQEAALRQPGFWPPFGRLAAVIVSAPQERVAEEQARLLAASAPRGPGVQVLGPAPAPLALLRGRWRQRLLLRTRRGIALQPLLRQWLGARWSGTYGLGVQGGEGGVKIEVDVDPVSFL
- a CDS encoding HEPN domain-containing protein — translated: MSKSKLPEYSGLLFSAESFLAAFLRIISTLPPSLNLRESESIDKSVFAAQYNLGHSIETFLKSFIIKNGGKLEKNHELKYLLEIAIDKGLFCNNKFDDSALLENFEYSLKKIVNGLNFNYGKESNYSLRYLRNGIGYNIMSAPMNHKDSSLAIANDTALIGDILTGLILKDKVDNYSIVQGEFHKLFEKLFQERIIIHKKYIRSPL